Proteins co-encoded in one Bacillus sp. FSL H8-0547 genomic window:
- a CDS encoding DUF6376 family protein yields the protein MMKLIAVLTIVFLSGCSFLQEVNSTLEYANDAKDYMNKAAAFAEEAPALAEKAAGSGQARAELEQSLLTMKEEIQAFKEIEAPGAAQDAHSQLITYSESLESGIDSALKQLENGEYTLQMLEDSEMMKNINEMKQILDQIEQLGS from the coding sequence ATGATGAAACTAATTGCTGTTTTAACCATCGTGTTTCTTAGCGGATGTTCTTTTCTGCAGGAGGTTAATTCGACACTTGAATATGCCAATGATGCAAAAGATTATATGAACAAAGCAGCGGCATTTGCTGAGGAAGCGCCTGCTCTTGCGGAAAAAGCTGCCGGTAGCGGGCAGGCAAGAGCGGAATTAGAGCAAAGCCTGCTTACGATGAAAGAAGAAATTCAAGCCTTTAAAGAGATTGAGGCACCTGGTGCAGCTCAGGATGCCCATAGTCAGCTCATAACGTACAGTGAATCGCTCGAAAGCGGCATTGATTCGGCTCTTAAGCAGCTGGAGAATGGAGAATACACCCTACAGATGCTGGAAGACTCAGAGATGATGAAAAATATAAATGAAATGAAACAGATTCTGGATCAGATCGAGCAGCTTGGCTCGTAA
- a CDS encoding protein kinase family protein, whose amino-acid sequence MTVWSKLADSVKIGGRGTKARLLGHNPSLTFIGAGRSAFVFKLSGEEKALKVFFPDFTHVAKEEADIYRTLKGIKYYPSLYEAGDNFLVIDYIEGSTLFECVSSGISITDEHIAEVDSALLSAKMRGLNPSDIHLRNIFITSEGRIMMIDVARFRQTKHCTQWNDLKTAFHKYYRKAYFPKRIPAALMNVIAALYKKKLIPLAS is encoded by the coding sequence ATGACAGTCTGGAGCAAGCTCGCTGACAGCGTGAAAATAGGCGGCAGAGGAACGAAGGCAAGGCTTTTGGGCCACAATCCGTCCCTGACGTTCATTGGAGCAGGCAGGAGTGCATTCGTCTTTAAGCTCAGCGGCGAAGAAAAAGCGTTAAAAGTGTTCTTTCCTGATTTTACACATGTCGCAAAAGAGGAAGCTGACATTTACAGGACCCTTAAGGGGATTAAGTATTATCCTTCTTTGTATGAAGCAGGTGATAACTTTCTGGTCATCGATTACATTGAAGGCAGCACCCTGTTTGAATGTGTCAGCAGCGGAATTTCCATTACAGACGAACACATTGCGGAAGTGGACAGTGCGCTGTTATCCGCTAAAATGAGAGGATTGAACCCTTCGGATATTCACCTTCGCAACATCTTTATTACATCGGAAGGGCGAATCATGATGATTGATGTAGCAAGGTTTCGGCAGACGAAACATTGTACACAGTGGAACGATCTGAAAACAGCTTTTCATAAATATTACAGGAAAGCCTATTTTCCTAAAAGAATCCCCGCGGCATTGATGAACGTTATCGCTGCCCTCTATAAAAAGAAACTGATTCCGTTAGCCTCATAG